A genomic segment from Candidatus Methylomirabilota bacterium encodes:
- a CDS encoding PIG-L deacetylase family protein — MSDKIERVMLVTAHPDDSEFGAGGTVAKMAKEGREVTYVIVTNGNKGSSDRTLTPERLARIREEEQRNAARTLGVARVEFLGYPDCEVEDTRDVRRDVTRQIRKWRPDLLICQNPNRTYNLGGSHRDHRVAAGVALDCVYPLARDHMAFPELLPEHEPHKVRLVYVMQWENPHVVMDISDFMDLKLKALACHASQFADFVAVEKRVRERSAELGKTKGYAYAEAFDQIVMQR; from the coding sequence TTGAGCGACAAGATCGAGCGCGTGATGCTGGTGACGGCGCACCCGGACGACTCGGAGTTCGGCGCGGGCGGGACCGTCGCGAAGATGGCCAAGGAAGGCCGCGAGGTGACCTACGTCATCGTCACCAACGGCAACAAGGGCTCGAGCGACCGCACGCTGACGCCCGAGCGGCTCGCGCGGATCCGGGAAGAGGAGCAGCGCAACGCGGCGCGCACGCTCGGCGTCGCGCGTGTCGAGTTCCTCGGCTACCCCGACTGCGAGGTCGAGGACACCCGCGACGTCCGGCGCGACGTCACGCGGCAGATCAGGAAGTGGCGGCCCGACCTCCTCATCTGCCAGAACCCGAACCGGACCTACAACCTCGGCGGCTCCCACCGCGATCACCGCGTCGCCGCGGGCGTCGCGCTCGACTGTGTCTATCCCCTGGCGCGCGACCACATGGCCTTCCCGGAGCTGCTGCCCGAGCACGAGCCCCACAAGGTCCGCCTCGTCTACGTGATGCAGTGGGAGAACCCGCACGTCGTCATGGACATCTCGGACTTCATGGACCTGAAGCTGAAGGCCCTCGCCTGCCACGCGAGCCAGTTCGCCGACTTCGTCGCCGTCGAGAAGCGCGTGCGTGAGCGCTCCGCCGAGCTCGGCAAGACGAAGGGCTACGCGTACGCAGAGGCGTTCGACCAGATCGTCATGCAGCGATGA
- a CDS encoding DinB family protein codes for MTDRGLVVASLEATPRLLRLLTADATAAQAATPPAPGEWSIAEVVRHLVEGDRDTFVPRLRLMLAEARPVFASRRPEPGDASDVATLLDVFAKARGQAVGLLAALDDPGWRREGVSPSRGALSVETYARTMAAHDTEHLRQIHAGRVVLGLLPRRCEARLPLAVPELVAALRATPARVAELARGLDAERLRRRPTEGEWSMKEVMAHLRDLERDLFLPRLRRILEEERPRFESFDPEAWARSRDHREGSFEADLEEFTAARARTLAFVEALPDSAVARVGLSGHFGPVTLAQYATHVADHDLEHLGQLMAVRGEPVRPASRAFQ; via the coding sequence ATGACCGACCGCGGGCTCGTCGTCGCCTCGCTCGAGGCGACGCCCCGGCTCCTGCGGCTCCTCACCGCCGACGCGACGGCCGCGCAGGCGGCGACGCCGCCCGCGCCCGGCGAGTGGTCCATCGCCGAGGTCGTCCGCCACCTCGTCGAGGGCGACCGCGACACCTTCGTGCCGCGGCTCCGGCTCATGCTCGCCGAGGCGCGGCCCGTGTTCGCGTCGCGGCGACCGGAGCCGGGCGACGCCTCAGACGTCGCGACGCTGCTCGACGTCTTCGCGAAGGCCCGGGGGCAGGCGGTCGGGCTGCTCGCGGCGCTCGACGACCCGGGCTGGCGGCGGGAGGGCGTGAGCCCGAGCCGCGGCGCGCTGAGCGTCGAGACCTACGCCCGGACGATGGCCGCGCACGACACGGAGCACCTCCGGCAGATCCACGCCGGCCGCGTGGTCCTCGGCCTCCTCCCGCGACGCTGCGAGGCCCGCCTGCCACTCGCCGTCCCCGAGCTCGTCGCCGCCCTCCGCGCGACGCCGGCCCGTGTCGCCGAGCTCGCGCGCGGGCTCGACGCGGAGCGGCTCCGCCGGCGCCCCACGGAGGGCGAGTGGTCCATGAAGGAGGTGATGGCGCACCTCCGGGACCTCGAGCGCGACCTCTTCCTCCCGCGCCTCCGTCGCATCCTCGAGGAGGAGCGGCCGCGGTTCGAGTCGTTCGACCCCGAGGCCTGGGCGCGCTCGCGCGACCACCGGGAGGGGAGCTTCGAGGCGGACCTCGAGGAGTTCACCGCCGCCCGGGCACGGACGCTCGCCTTCGTCGAGGCGCTGCCGGACTCGGCCGTGGCGCGGGTCGGCCTCTCGGGCCACTTCGGGCCGGTCACGCTCGCGCAGTACGCGACCCACGTCGCGGACCACGACCTCGAGCACCTGGGTCAGCTGATGGCAGTGCGAGGTGAGCCGGTTCGACCGGCGAGCCGAGCCTTTCAATGA
- a CDS encoding YbaK/EbsC family protein, translating into MIDNSPVLANPSVRRVQDALDALGGGHRVVALAESARTAADAARALGCRVDQIVKSLVFRGRQTERAILVAASGGNRVDEGKVAGLVGEPVAMGDAAFVRARTGFAIGGVAPIGHAETFPALIDEDLLRWEEIWAAAGHPSTVFRLTPADLVKMTGGRVAAVRA; encoded by the coding sequence ATGATCGACAATAGTCCCGTTCTCGCGAATCCCAGCGTCCGCCGCGTCCAGGACGCGCTCGATGCGCTGGGCGGCGGCCATCGCGTCGTCGCGCTCGCCGAGTCGGCGCGAACGGCGGCCGACGCCGCGCGGGCGCTCGGCTGCCGCGTGGACCAGATCGTGAAGTCGCTGGTCTTCCGGGGACGCCAGACGGAGCGCGCGATCCTCGTCGCGGCGAGCGGCGGTAACCGCGTGGACGAGGGGAAGGTCGCCGGCCTGGTCGGCGAGCCCGTCGCGATGGGCGACGCCGCGTTCGTGCGCGCCCGCACGGGGTTCGCGATCGGCGGCGTGGCGCCGATCGGCCACGCGGAAACCTTCCCCGCGCTGATCGACGAGGACCTCCTCCGGTGGGAGGAAATCTGGGCCGCGGCGGGCCATCCGAGCACGGTCTTCAGGCTCACGCCGGCGGACCTCGTCAAGATGACGGGCGGCCGCGTGGCCGCCGTCAGGGCCTAG
- a CDS encoding M28 family peptidase, which translates to MTGRRSALPVLVALLLLGATAAVARGPVVPPAAPALARDVEALSAPDMEGRRSGTPGGERAARRIAEWIEAAGLRPGGEHGTFFQWFAVETGIALGPANELALARPGGRRFEVGREWTPHGGSLTGALSAEIVLAGRGATSDDGSFDDYAGLDVRGRIVVALNGTPGALGTTRVSRLDKLIAARRHGAAALLLVADALPPLDATAARVGLISGTLTRQAAGALQTGDRVSLRVDLAAAVRRGANVVGILPGAEPALADEAVVIGAHYDHLGRVDGVVHPGADDNASGTAMVVGLARAFAAAGGAPRTLVVALFGGEELGLLGSRHYVREPAVPHARTVAMVNFDMVGRMREHRLVIAGGDSARGLADALAPAPPTRVTLELRGNPWGASDHSLFYDAGVPVLFFTTGAHADYHTPSDTADKIDADAMAEIARIAAAAIERLAGGARPAYARVAPPGQRPAQGPPVGGAFLGVVITQAGARDGLRIGGVVPGSGAATAGLSEGDVIVRLGGAAVDSFDDLRAVLRGKKPGDAIRVVYLRDGDAHTTSATLGARP; encoded by the coding sequence GTGACCGGTCGCCGCTCGGCCCTCCCCGTGCTGGTCGCGCTCCTGCTCCTCGGCGCCACCGCCGCCGTCGCGCGCGGCCCCGTCGTCCCGCCGGCGGCGCCGGCCCTCGCGCGCGACGTCGAGGCCCTCAGCGCGCCCGACATGGAGGGGCGCCGCTCGGGGACGCCCGGCGGTGAGCGAGCCGCGCGCCGCATCGCCGAGTGGATCGAGGCGGCCGGACTCCGCCCCGGCGGCGAGCATGGCACGTTCTTCCAGTGGTTCGCCGTCGAGACCGGCATCGCGCTCGGGCCCGCGAACGAGCTCGCCCTCGCGAGGCCGGGCGGCCGCCGCTTCGAGGTCGGGCGCGAGTGGACGCCGCACGGCGGCTCCCTCACGGGCGCGCTGAGCGCCGAGATCGTCCTCGCGGGCCGGGGGGCGACGAGCGACGACGGGAGCTTCGACGACTACGCGGGCCTCGACGTGCGCGGCCGGATCGTGGTGGCGCTCAACGGCACGCCGGGGGCACTCGGCACGACGCGCGTGTCGCGGCTCGACAAGCTCATCGCAGCGCGACGCCACGGCGCCGCCGCGCTCCTCCTGGTCGCCGACGCGCTGCCGCCGCTCGACGCGACGGCCGCCCGGGTCGGGCTGATCTCCGGGACGCTCACGCGCCAGGCCGCCGGGGCGCTCCAGACCGGCGATCGCGTGAGCCTCAGGGTGGACCTCGCGGCCGCCGTGCGGCGCGGGGCGAACGTGGTCGGCATCCTCCCCGGCGCCGAGCCCGCGCTCGCCGACGAGGCGGTCGTGATCGGCGCGCACTACGACCATCTCGGGCGCGTGGACGGTGTCGTCCATCCGGGCGCCGACGACAACGCCTCGGGCACGGCGATGGTCGTCGGCCTCGCGCGCGCGTTCGCGGCGGCGGGCGGCGCCCCGCGCACGCTCGTCGTCGCGCTCTTCGGCGGCGAAGAGCTCGGCCTCCTCGGCTCGCGGCACTACGTGCGCGAGCCCGCGGTGCCGCACGCCAGGACGGTCGCGATGGTGAACTTCGACATGGTCGGGCGGATGCGCGAGCACCGCCTCGTGATCGCCGGCGGGGACAGCGCTCGCGGCCTCGCCGACGCGCTCGCCCCGGCGCCGCCGACGCGCGTCACGCTGGAGCTCCGCGGCAACCCCTGGGGTGCCTCCGACCACAGCCTGTTCTACGACGCCGGCGTGCCCGTCCTCTTCTTCACGACGGGCGCCCACGCCGATTACCACACGCCGAGCGACACCGCCGACAAGATCGACGCCGACGCGATGGCGGAGATCGCACGGATCGCCGCGGCGGCGATCGAGCGCCTCGCGGGCGGCGCGCGTCCCGCGTACGCGCGCGTCGCCCCGCCCGGGCAGCGCCCGGCGCAGGGGCCGCCCGTGGGCGGCGCGTTCCTCGGCGTCGTCATCACGCAAGCCGGCGCCCGCGACGGGCTGCGCATCGGCGGCGTCGTGCCCGGCAGCGGCGCGGCGACGGCGGGGCTCAGCGAGGGCGACGTGATCGTCCGCCTCGGCGGCGCCGCGGTGGACAGCTTCGACGACCTCCGGGCCGTGCTGCGCGGCAAGAAGCCCGGCGACGCCATCCGGGTCGTCTATCTGAGAGACGGCGACGCCCACACG